One segment of Cynocephalus volans isolate mCynVol1 chromosome 8, mCynVol1.pri, whole genome shotgun sequence DNA contains the following:
- the C8H1orf210 gene encoding type III endosome membrane protein TEMP, producing MNETNQTLVGPSELPTASAVAPGPGTGTRAWPVLVGVVLGAVVLSLLIALAAKCHLCRQYHASYQHRPLPGTGRGNRPEVGEDEDDDGFIEDNYIQPGAGELGTDGSRDHFSL from the exons ATGAATGAGACAAACCAAA CCCTTGTGGGGCCCTCGGAGCTCCCTACAGCGTCAGCCGTGGCCCCTGGACCTGGCACTGGGACCCGGGCATGGCCCGTGCTGGTAGGGGTTGTGCTGGGGGCTGTGGTCCTTTCTCTCCTCATTGCACTTGCTGCCAAATGCCACCTTTGCCGCCAGTACCATGCCAGCTACCAGCACCGCCCGCTGCCTGGGACAGGGAGAGGAAACCGCCCAGAGGTGGGTGAAGATGAGGATGATGATGGCTTCATCGAGGACAATTACATTCAGCCTGGGGCTGGCGAGCTGGGGACAGATGGTAGCAGGGACCACTTCTCCCTCTGA
- the TMEM125 gene encoding transmembrane protein 125, producing the protein MSGQEAQAPGGQGLPRDMLAEQVELWWSQQPRRSALCFTVAVGLVAGCGAGGVALLSSTSSRSGEWRLAVGTVLCLLALLVLAKQLMSSAVQDMNCIRQAHHVALLRSGGGADALMVLLSGLVLLVTGLTLAGLATAPVPAQPLAAMLSVGIALAASGSLLLLGLLLYQVGVSGHCPPILAATPSTPSGTSGSSGIFSISGQLSAGRRHETTSSIASLI; encoded by the coding sequence ATGTCTGGACAAGAGGCTCAAGCCCCAGGGGGCCAGGGACTGCCCCGAGATATGCTGGCGGAACAGGTGGAGCTTTGGTGGTCCCAGCAGCCGCGGCGCTCAGCGCTCTGCTTCACCGTGGCCGTAGGCCTTGTGGCGGGCTGTGGGGCGGGTGGTGTGGCACTGCTGTCCTCCACCAGCAGCCGCTCGGGCGAGTGGCGCCTCGCAGTGGGCACTGTGCTCTGCCTGCTGGCCCTGCTGGTGCTGGCAAAGCAGCTGATGAGCTCGGCTGTGCAGGACATGAACTGCATACGCCAGGCCCACCATGTGGCCCTCCTGCGCAGCGGAGGAGGGGCCGATGCCCTCATGGTGCTGCTCAGCGGCCTCGTGCTACTGGTCACTGGCCTGACCCTGGCCGGGCTGGCCACCGCCCCTGTCCCTGCCCAGCCACTGGCTGCCATGCTGTCTGTGGGCATCGCACTGGCTGCCTCGGGCTCGCTCTTGCTGCTGGGCTTGCTGCTATATCAGGTGGGTGTGAGTGGACACTGCCCCCCCATCCTTGCAGCCACCCCCTCTACTCCCAGTGGCACAAGTGGCAGCAGCGGCATCTTCAGCATCTCAGGACAGTTGTCTGCTGGGCGGCGGCATGAGACCACATCCAGCATTGCCAGCCTCATCTGA